One window of Globicephala melas chromosome 5, mGloMel1.2, whole genome shotgun sequence genomic DNA carries:
- the CNOT6L gene encoding CCR4-NOT transcription complex subunit 6-like isoform X4 encodes MVSLRELLLNNNLLRVLPYELGRLFQLQTLGLKGNPLSQDILNLYQDPDGTRKLLNFMLDNLAVHPEQLPPRPWITLKERDQILPSASFTVMCYNVLCDKYATRQLYGYCPSWALNWEYRKKGIMEEIVNCDADIISLQEVETEQYFTLFLPALKERGYDGFFSPKSRAKIMSEQERKHVDGCAIFFKTEKFTLVQKHTVEFNQVAMANSDGSEAMLNRVMTKDNIGVAVVLEVHKELFGAGMKPIHAADKQLLIVANAHMHWDPEYSDVKLIQTMMFVSEVKNILEKASSRPGSPTADPNSIPLVLCADLNSLPDSGVVEYLSNGGVADNHKDFKELRYNECLMNFSCNGKNGSSEGRITHGFQLKSAYENNLMPYTNYTFDFKGVIDYIFYSKTHMNVLGVLGPLDPQWLVENNITGCPHPHIPSDHFSLLTQLELHPPLLPLVNGVHLPNRR; translated from the exons gCAAtcctttatcacaggatattctCAATTTATACCAGGACCCAGATGGAACCCGAAAGCTACTGAACTTCATGCTTGACAATCTTGCAG ttcaTCCAGAGCAGCTTCCTCCGAGGCCATGGATTACATTAAAAGAACGAGACCAAATTCTGCCATCAG CATCATTCACGGTTATGTGTTACAATGTGTTATGTGATAAATACGCCACCCGGCAGCTATATGGCTATTGCCCATCCTGGGCATTAAACTGGGAATACAGGAAAAAGGGAATTATGGAAGAAATTGTTAACTGTGACGCAGATATCATTAGTCTTCAG GAAGTGGAAACAGAGCAATACTTCACTCTCTTTCTGCCAGCATTGAAGGAGCGTGGATatgatggatttttttctccaaagtcACGTGCCAAAATCATGTCTGAGCAGGAGAGAAAGCATGTGGATGGTTGTGCAATATTCTTCAAAACAGAAAA ATTTACATTGGTGCAGAAGCATACAGTGGAATTTAACCAAGTGGCAATGGCTAATTCAGATGGATCCGAAGCTATGCTGAACAGAGTGATGACAAAAGATAATATTGGTGTCGCTGTGGTATTAGAGGTCCACAAAGAACTATTTGGAGCAG GTATGAAGCCTATTCATGCTGCAGACAAACAGCTGCTTATAGTGGCAAATGCCCACATGCATTGGGACCCAGAGTATTCTGATGTGAAACTCATTCAGACCATGATGTTTGTCTCAGAGGTTAAAAACATTCTGGAGAAAGCCTCAAGTAGGCCTGGCAGCCCAACTGCAGATCCTAATTCCATCCCGCTGGTGCTATGTGCAGATCTTAACTCATTGCCAGATTCAG GTGTCGTGGAATATTTAAGCAATGGAGGAGTAGCTGACAACCATAAAGACTTCAAGGAACTAAGGTACAATGAGTGTCTTATGAACTTCAGCTGCAATGGAAAGAATGGAAGCTCAGAAGGGAGAATCACACATGGCTTCCAACTGAAGAGCGCCTATGAAAATAACTTGATGCCTTACACCAATTACACCTTTGATTTCAAA GGCGTGATTGACTACATTTTCTATTCCAAGACTCATATGAACGTGCTTGGTGTCCTGGGGCCTTTAGATCCTCAATGGCTGGTTGAGAACAACATCACTGGGTGTCCACACCCTCACATCCCTTCAGACCACTTCTCACTGTTAACACAACTTGAACTCCACCCTCCACTCCTGCCTCTTGTCAATGGTGTTCACTTGCCTAATCGGAGGTAG